Part of the Antechinus flavipes isolate AdamAnt ecotype Samford, QLD, Australia chromosome 2, AdamAnt_v2, whole genome shotgun sequence genome is shown below.
CTTCACTCAAGGAGAAGATATAACCAATTTCTCTATCTTCAGTTGTACCAAAGTTATAGAATAATTTGGACTCTCAGGAAATGTAAAAAAAGTTAAGTCTTTTTCATCCTGTTGACAGATAGGCAAATGTGTTCAGGAATAATCTCAGCCTTACAAGCTTTCTGTGTACATAAGCTTTAAGCTCCATGAACACCAAgatttctctcttatttccatTCACTGACTGTCTATATTCTACATGTTTCAGAATTTTCTGGGACTTGCTTTCCATAGCTAACTGATTTTCCTGATGCATCATATTGCATAACATCACAACATAACCTACTACAAATTTAGAATACAGAATATCACTTGaatctttattgttttttcatcacCTCCTTGAAGAATTCACAGATTTTCTTAGTtgataattttcttcttctgaccTTGTGTAGCACTTTGTTTTATGATTCTGATGTACCTTTTTTTGAAATAGATTTTAATTCTTATTCCTCTGGTACACAGTAAGCTTCATGAGGGTAGAGATTTGCTATTACCTAAACTATCTTTCTTCCCGAACACCCACCACAATATTCTACACAAAGTATGATACGTGAtatatgcttattgaatgaataaatgtacCTAACATAATATAACCAAATATAACATACTCCCTTGAGTCCTATATTTTATGCCAATATTCTcctaccttttatttatttaattcagtaTTTTAATGACTTTGAACCTACAGATTGCTTCACAGAAGAACTATTTAACAAACTAggtcttcagatttttttctattacgTGAATATCAGTGCAGCACTCTTCCTATCTATCAATTGTTTTTGAAATGTGACTGACCTGCCTGATTTTCTAACTTGTATCTCTGGAAATCTTGTATATGCTTCTTGTATGTAATTCCTCATTGGCATTATGTTTTCACATTCTTATATCTCTTGCCTTGACTGTCGatcaaaatttaaattctttagagattgtgttattttgttattttcagccATATAGTCTCATTGgatgaatattaatattaatttatatgtttTAGTGTTAAGAACAGCTTGGAATTATTAAAGCACAATTTTTCCAAATGCAATTCAGTGCTGTCTTCCTCCTGTTCAATTCTGGACCCAGCTCATTATTCATGTGCTGTTTCTGTCCAAGATAATATGTATTGAAAGACCAACTCCACCTGAAGGACATAAAAATAGACAATTCAATGAGGAAAAAAGGTGAGAGTCATTTATAGCAACTAATGTGGATACACAGGATACTCATCAATTACTTTAGATATTATAAAGTTGTACAGAAGATGGAAACAAAAGCAATTAATGGAAGGATGAATATAGAAGCATGGCATGATCCTGAAAGAATGTTGTCAGGTATGTTATAATTCATAAATGAGCTGAGAAGAGGTGAAGAAATCAGGATAATAAAATGTACATTTAactatattgagaaaaaaaaagaagatcaaagaagggaaaggactctAGTTTGGGGTAGAGGTGATGGTAACTAGTAAATGGAGAaaccaaaaatataaatagataattataACAAGGAAGCATGAAGTATAAGTCAAGAAgttaaagaaaacttttattttgaagatgagagTAACATAATTTGGTCTCTGAAGAGTTTTATAatttgaatataatgaatataaaattaatatatctattgggcatttgaaagaaacaaattttattctctcctttaatatttatatcttccagagatattttatttttattatccagGGATACTTTAATTTGGGGGAGATCTGTTAGAGTGAcagaatttactatttttttaatattttattttattttatttaataataactttccattgacagaatccatgccagggtaatttttttacaacattatcccttgcactcatttctgttccgatttttcccctccctccctccctccaccccctcccctagatggcaagcagtcctatatatgttagatatgttacagtatatcctagctacaatatatgtttgcagaactgaacagctctcttgttgcacagggagaattggattcagaaggtaaaaataacccgggaagaaaaacaaaaatgcagatagttcacattcatttcccagtgttctttctttgggtgtagctgcttctgtccatcatttatcaattgaaactgagttaggtctctttgtcaaaaaaatccacttccatcagaatacatcctcatacaatatcattgtcgaagtgtataatgatctcctggttctgctcatttcacttagcatcagttcatgtaagtctcgctagtcctctctgtattcatcctgctgatcatttcttacagaacaataattgaaTTTACTGTTTTTGCTAAAGAATTCTGATTACATTTTTTCAATTGGTATACATAGCAGacaataaagaagtaaaatcaaaGGCAATTAGATTAGATCACAAGTTATTActaaatataagaaacaaaagcTATTACTAAGTACAAGAAATATGGACAGAATATGCAGTTCTCAAGTATGGTTTTGTGGtctctttcaaaattattcatcataatattaatagaaatattagTGATAAGAACTtaccataataataatagagtTGGGTCATTGATTTGAATTCACagaaaataataactaacatttatgtagcacttactatgtgccatgcactgtggTTGATGCTGTACAATTATCTGATCTCACAAGAACTCAGCAAGGTAggtattgttattttcattttgcagataagcaaactgaggttaaatgacttgctcagagtcatacagctagtaagtggctcaAACTAGATTTACCCTTAGTACAATTTCATATCAATCTCAGTTATTTAATTAGAGGGGTCCCTTGGGTTTATGTTTGATTTTatcttgtttaaaatttttattaaataaatgtgaattataagCATATTTTAATTGAGCAACATACAATCAACCATAGATTTCTAAGGTGCTCAAGTGGATACTGTCTTGCAGACATTAATGACCATTTTTGGCTTCTAGCCAGTTCACTAGTTCCAAATATTCCTAATGATATTATTTCACCTATATCTCTCCCTGTTTTCCACAAGAGACAtgaaagatttattaaatgctttgccATGTTCTTTGTAACTCCTGTCTACAGTATTTCCATAGCCTAGTTGTTTAGTGAATCTgtcaagaaaggaaataagattggATTGTATGATTTATTCTTGATTAAATTATGGTGGTTATTTGTTCCACAATACTTCTATTTATAGATGTTCACATGGCAGATCTTTAATAATAATTCTAGTATTTTGTCAAGAAATCAAGGTCAACTCAATCACAAAAgtcatttcttttaagttttgatatttttaaactgCACTAACATTTTTGAGACACTGTTTTGCAGattacattattttcacttttttttttttgaaaattagggtAACATTTATTCTTCTCCAGTTTGGATATATTTCTCTTGCTTTCCATGACAGTAGCTCAGCAATTACTTTTTCCTGTTCTTTCAATACTTAAGGTTGTAGTTCATCTTAGACCAGGTAACTTgaatttatcaaggaaaactatatATTCTTTATCCTTCATTTACATTCTTTATCATTTAGTATTagccatttccattttttccagttccaaggtcattctctttgacaagaaaaaaatagaagcaaaataaaaattgcacATTATCATCCATTCTACTTAAAGATCCTCTTATCTTTGACACAAAATagcttaaaacaaaataaattaaagaaacctttttttattgtccttagttttcttcaccagtttgaattaatttttggctTTAGAATTTATGACCTTTTATAGTACTCTGCTTCACTTTTATACTTACCTATTGTTCTTTCCATGTTCTTCTGTTCATagcttttaaaaaactctttGTGTATCCACATTTCTTCAAataatgttttttcctctttattggaaTTCTATATTGTCATTGCTTCCTTCATGTCtgtcagaatttcatttttcagagCTTCTTATATTTATAGGAGTGACCTCCCCTGAAGAATTTGTCAATAGAATCCCACCCATACTTCATCTTTATCCTTTAAAAGGAAACCACTTTTGTAGTTCTTCACTTGTCAAAAATTCAAGAATGGCTAAAGGCCTGGGAATTTGGGAATTAGCAGTAAAATAGAGGAAGTCAGGTGTAAATAGTTAAAGTAGTTCTTAGCAGTCAGAATAGATAAATGCATAAAATCTAGTAATTTCAGGAGAATAAAATGCGACAAGTGACTATAGTGATTCAAATAGTGGAGTATCAATATTTTGCCTCTACCCTTTAACTTCTTGCTAGATGAGGACTAGATGAGTATGTAGAAAATGACAATAAAGGTAGAGCTACATAAAGATGGGTATTACTGTGGCTGTAGATGGTACCCAGTTATGATAGGAAGAGTTAGAGGGTTTTATACTGCAGGAGTGTTGTCACAGATATGAAATAGTTGCTTTAAAGAATTTCTTTGGTGGCAGTGTCTTAAGATCTGCTGGAAAGTTGCTATTATAATAATGTCATGGGACAATAAAGCTGTGGACTTCCGGATTGCCTGTCTCATAGTATCCTGCTTTTCATCTTTGCCTATAATACATCTATTTAGGCTATTTCAACTTGATTGACTTAATTGACTTTATTTTCCTTGCACACTAAATATGTATCTAACCACCAATgttctcttctcattctttctccaactGCAAGGTCTTATTTGAAAGTAttcaaagcatttattttatacttcttattatttctctttcctattcttaTGTTagtaaattcatttctttaagcATGGTAGTTTCATATCTTCCAGCATAAAGATTAGGGCATagttgcattttttctttctttctttcagactGGGAGactagacctgaagtcaaggATCCAATTCCCATACAGGgcatttttgaagaggaaataCCTCAGGAGGCGGCAGTAGAAAGATTCACAAGGGATGGTCTATGGTACTCTAAAATAGGAAAAGTCTGTAAGTCTGATGATCAGTTTGAAAAGCAgccaaataacaaagaaaaatatctgaGACAAGTTACACTTTCCCCAAAGAAAACTTTCACTGGAAAGATAGACCCTGAGTGTTATGAATTTAGTCTGAATTCAGTCCTTGTTACTGAACAAAGAGTTCCTACAAGAGAGATTGACCTTGAATGTGATGTATTTGAAAAAACTTTCAAGTGTAATTTGCATCTAATTGGACATCAGAAAATCTGTGTAGGGAAGaaaccatatgaatgtaatgaatgtggaaaagtttTTAATAAAGGTGCCCTACTTAGAcagcatcagagaatccatacaggcgagaaaccttataaatgtaatgattgTGGGAAAGCTTTCAGACTTCGTGGAAACCTTACTCAACACAGAaggattcatactggagagaaaccttataagtgtaatgaatgtggaaaagccttcagatTGCATGGACACCTTACTCAACATAAGAAAATTCATCCTGGAGAAAaaatttatgaatgtaatgaatgtggaaaagctttccaTAGGACTACACTTCTATTGCAACATaaaagaatccatactggagagaaaccctataaatgtaatgaatgtggaaaagtttTTAGTAATAGTGCTCTCCTCATGcagcatcagagaattcatactggagaaaaaccctatgaatgtaatgaatgtgggaaagctttcagaCTTAGAGGAAATCTTACTCAACATaaaagaatccatactggagaaaaaccttataaatgtactAATTGTGGGAAAGCTTTCAGTAAGGGTACACTACTTATGCAGCATCAGAGAGtccatactggagaaaaaccctataaatgtcatgagtgtggaaaagctttcagacTTCGTGGAAATCTTACACAacataaaagaattcatactggagagaaaccctataaatgtaataATTGTGGGAAAACCTTCAGTCAGAGTAAACACCTGACTCAGCATCAgaggattcatactggagagaagccctatgagtgtaatgaatgtgggaaggcatTTTGTGATAGATCATCCTTGACCAAACATCAgaggattcatactggagagaaaccttatgaatgtaatgaatgtgggaaagcttttagTAGGGGAGCACTCCTTACTCAACATCAGAGAGTCCATACTGgtgagaaaccttataaatgtaatgattgTGGGAAAGCCTTTAGTAAGGGTGCACTACTTAGACAACATCAGAGAGtccatactggagaaaaaccatataagtgtaatgaatgtggaaaagccttcagacTTCGTGGACACCTTACTCAACATAAGAGAATTCATAcaggagagaagccttatgaatgtagtgaatgtgggaaaaccttCCGTCAAAGTACAGACTGTactcaacatcagagaatccatactggagagagaCCTTATGCatgtagtgaatgtgggaaagcaTTTTGTGACAGATCATCTTTGACTAAACATCAGAAgattcacactggagaaaaaccttatgaatgtaatgaatgtggaaaagcttttattCGAAGTTCATATCTTATTCAACATCATATAACtcatactggagaaaagccttttgaatgtaatgaatgtgggaaagccttcagccTGCATGCAAATCTTACTcgacatcaaagaattcatactggagagaaaccatataaATGTATTCATTGTGGAAATGCATTTAGGCACAGTTCAGCTCTGATTAGACATCAAAGAGTTCACAGTGGAAAGTAATGTTGGGAATTTAGTAAATGTAGTCACCTTTTAGATGGAGCTTTCATTCTCTTTGGTCACAGTTTGTCACTGTAATTGTTTTTGGTGTGTTAAAGTGATATGCTTCTATTcacatttctctctcctctgtgtactttctttcctcatattcacacaaatatatatgtatatatgcacccTGCTGtctataaaggaatttataatattaaaaaaattgagtaaCAATTTGccaataattaaacaaaaatttaaaattactaatcatttgtatattttgagttttgttaaattacaattttttcataaagcttttactaattatttttacatcattttcaTGCTGA
Proteins encoded:
- the LOC127550604 gene encoding zinc finger protein 420-like, with translation MLSKVMKVTGTELIPDQSAWVNRIGVKVEYPETSLGKSHPGASGDSLAFLGICTSQEGSSKREGMTSGLLTTRSQESLTFKDVAVDFTQEEWGKLDSSQKYLYKDVMLENYRNLVSLGHQGSKPFVISQLEQGQEPWIVERKISRSNCKDWETRPEVKDPIPIQGIFEEEIPQEAAVERFTRDGLWYSKIGKVCKSDDQFEKQPNNKEKYLRQVTLSPKKTFTGKIDPECYEFSLNSVLVTEQRVPTREIDLECDVFEKTFKCNLHLIGHQKICVGKKPYECNECGKVFNKGALLRQHQRIHTGEKPYKCNDCGKAFRLRGNLTQHRRIHTGEKPYKCNECGKAFRLHGHLTQHKKIHPGEKIYECNECGKAFHRTTLLLQHKRIHTGEKPYKCNECGKVFSNSALLMQHQRIHTGEKPYECNECGKAFRLRGNLTQHKRIHTGEKPYKCTNCGKAFSKGTLLMQHQRVHTGEKPYKCHECGKAFRLRGNLTQHKRIHTGEKPYKCNNCGKTFSQSKHLTQHQRIHTGEKPYECNECGKAFCDRSSLTKHQRIHTGEKPYECNECGKAFSRGALLTQHQRVHTGEKPYKCNDCGKAFSKGALLRQHQRVHTGEKPYKCNECGKAFRLRGHLTQHKRIHTGEKPYECSECGKTFRQSTDCTQHQRIHTGERPYACSECGKAFCDRSSLTKHQKIHTGEKPYECNECGKAFIRSSYLIQHHITHTGEKPFECNECGKAFSLHANLTRHQRIHTGEKPYKCIHCGNAFRHSSALIRHQRVHSGK